The region CAATTAACATCAAATGGTTATTTACTAACTACAAATATGATTAAATTAATTGATAACTGGTATGCAACTAACAAAAATGAAAATTTCTGGAATACACATGATTTAACAACTATTCCTAAGGAAAATCTTAAAAATATTTATCTTCTAAAAAATGCTAATTGTATCTCTTCAACAACAAGTAACCTATCAAAAGCATATAACAGTTATACTGAACTAATTGCAAATTCAAATGAACTAAAAATAATACTACCTATTTTTTCGGAAAATCATTTAACACAGATAGTCCAATTAATAGAAAATCAAACACTGCATAATCTTGAATTAATCATCAACCAAGACATTTTACCATTAATTCGTGGAAATCCATTATTTAAAAAATGGTTAATTAATAATGAAAATGTGAAAATAATTAGTCTAAAAATCCCTTTAAAAACCTTTTTAACAATAAATAATGAATTTATTTCACTTACCTTATTTTTTAAAGATGGACACTACGATGACTCACAAATCTTAATTGATAAAACTCAAGATGGATTAAAGTGGGGAAACTTATTATACCATCACACTAAAGAGTGGAGATGGAATCAATGACAATAAAAAGATTGTTAGATCAAATATTTCTACAAAGAAAAGGTGGAAAAACTTCTGCAAAAATCGTGGATTTATTGCTTGTACGCCCATATAATGGGAGTCAAATAGCTAGAATTATAAAAATGGATTACAACACTATTGAATATCATTTAGATATCCTATGTGAAAGTAAATTAGTAATGTGTGAATCAGATAGCTATGGATCCTTATATTATCCTACAGATTTACTACTAAATAATCACGAAGAATACGAAAAAATAAAAGAGATGATAACAATAACTACATAATAAAGGGGAAAAATATGAGAAGTGAAACAACTGAAAAACATAAAAAATTATCATCTAATGACATTACTTGTGGTATAATAACATTAAGTGATACTATCACTACAAATGAAGATGATTTATCTGGACAATATCTTGCAAATGAACTATCAAAAAGATACCAGCTAAAATCTAAAATAATAATACCTGATGAAAAAAAAGCACTAATTGAAAGTATCGAAAAAATGATTGAAAATAATATTGAGGTTATATTAACAACTGGAGGTACTGGACTAGACAGCAGAGATATAACTGTTGAAACAGTAGAAAGTATCTTTGATAAAAAAATTGAAGGATTTGGTGAAATTTTTAGACATCAATCTTTTTTAGAAATTGGTTCAGGAGCACTCATTTCTAGAGCTACAGCAGGAGTATATAAAAAAACAGTCATATTTTCTATGCCTGGCTCCCCCAATGCAGTTAAAACTGCATTAAATATAATAATTGATGAATTTCCCCATTTGGTATTTCATGCACAAAAATAAAAAAAAAAGATGAACTTAATTGTTCATCATCTTTTTTTAAAGTTAAAAAAAATCGTCAACAGTTATTAAAGGTTCTAATTTGATTCCTTCTTTATCAAAAGCTTCAATAGCTCCTTCCTGCCTATCCACAACAACAAAAGCTCGTTTTACATTTCCTCCATTGTCCTGAATTCCATGAATAGCTTTAAGTAATGATCCACCAGTAGTTGTAACATCCTCTACAACAATAACATCATCACCTTTATTCAATTCACCTTCAATAAGTTTAGAGGTCCCATAACCTTTTTTTTCTTTTCTAATCATCAATAAAGGAATTTTAGATTCAAGTGAAACTGCAGTAGCTATAGGAACTGCGCCAAGTGCTGGACCTGCCACTTTATCAATATTATCTTCAACAATAGATTCTGTGATTAAATTAGCTATTGTTGATAATATTTCAGGATCAGTAATAGCTTTTTTCATATTTATATAATAATCACTTTTTTTACCAGAAGATAATTTAAAATCCCCTTTTAAGAAAACACCGTTTTCTTTTAATAAATTAATTAAATATTCTTTAGTAATCATTAAAATAACCAATATATTTAAATATCATCATCATTTTTAAGTAAAACCTTATCTCCCATAACTTTCACAAGTTCTGTAGGGACAACATTTTCTCCACTTGATTTAATTTGATCAGCAAATCCTGTTTTTTTAATGACCAAATCAGTTACTTCAAAAGTATCTTTATCCATAACAACATCTATAACTTTACCAATTAAATTAGCACCACCATCAAGTACTTCTTTATTAATTAAATCTTCTTTAATTCTCATGATAATCACCATTAAATTTAATATGTTTTATTATAGTATTCTGATGTATATTAAAGTTTTGTAGAATTTATCTAATCAGAAAACATTCCAATGAAACTTTCATTATTATTAATTAATAAAATAAGAGATTAACTATCAAAAAGACAAATATTTTATAAAATTTTTTCCATTCCTGTCTTTTGAATTTTCATACCAACATGTTTATAAAACTCCATTGCCTCATCATTACCTTCCCAAACATTTAAAGTTACATTATAACATCCAATACCTTTTGCATAGTTTAAAACATGATTATACAATGCAGTTCCAATACCTTTACCCCTACAGTCTTGATTAACACATAAATCATCAATATATAAATTTTTATAATTAGATGAATTATCAAAATGATTAAATATAATACAAAAAGCATAACCCACTATTTTATCATCCTCTTCAAAAACAAAAATAGGTGTTTCATCTTTTTGAGTAATAATTTTTTCTAATTCATCAGCACCATATTTTTTACCTCCAACTTTAAATAAATCTGGACGCAAATCAGCATGAATCTCCTGAACTTGAAAAAGCAGTTTATTAATTTCAATAATATCATTTACATTTGCTAATCTTATCATGTAAATATTATTAATATCTAGTATTATAAAAAATTAACTTAAAAATTTATCAATCCAAAAATTTAAAATCTTCAAGATATAATAATCCTCGCAATCATTATTTAAAATATTTTTAGCCAAATTATAAGCTGTTTTTTTATTAATTAATCCATTTTCAACTTCATCAATTAAATTTAAAATAGAAGAAGTTAATGCTACATTATTTTGTTTTCTTGCAGATATTTGTAAAGACTTTATAAAATTTTCTTTATCTTCATCTAAATTATCATAAAATTCATTAATATCTAATTTATACCTTGTTAATCTAGCTAAAACATTACACTGAGATTTATTTGTAATCCAAACTTGTCTTTTAATAGCTTCTGTTACTGATTCAATAACACAATTAGCTATTAATTCTCCAAGTTTTGAATGTTTTCCTGCATTAGATAAAACATTATCTGATCCAATATTTGAAAAAATAGCTACGCCATCAGTTCCTGTTCCTGTTGCAAACCCATTTGAAAATTGGCTTGGAATTCTTAAATTATTTAAAGCTACAGCCTTTGCTTCAGTAGCCGTCATTAAGCCAATACCTAATGTCCCCGGCTCTAAAGAAACATTAGTTAAAATAATACTATTAATCGTTCCCACATCAAAATGAAATTTAGCATTTTCTTCATAATAACTTGCAGGGTCTCCTGCTCTTGAGGCATTTACTCTTACACCAGCAGTAGTTATTACACTAACTTCTAAGTTTTTATAGTATTTTGTAACAACACATGCATTTTCCATTTTAGCAGAAGTTAAAAGTCCTGTTGTATACTTATAATCAATTTCCAAAACACCACAATGTTTAAGTAAATATTCATAAACACTATGATTTTCTAAAAAATTAATATTCTCCTGAGATAAATAATGATTGAAAACTGATTTAAAGTCAGAACTATATCCTCCATTTAAATCAGAGGTTGAAATTCCATTTCTACAAACTCCAAAATCAACTACTATAGAATCTTTATAGATATATGCTCTATCCCCAGTTGAATTTTTAAAAATAAGTTTTTTAGTTTGCAAAACAATACCTTAAAAAATAAAAAGAAAAAAAGAAATTAAATAATTTCTTTTAAAATTACATCATTGGAGGCATTCCACCCATAGCAGCAGGATCCATACCGCCCATGTCAGCGTCACCTTTACCACTAGATGCAATTACATCATCAATTCTTAAAATCATTTCAGCTGCTTCAGAAGCAGATTGGATAGCTTGTTTTTTGACACGTTTAGGTTCAATTACACCAGCTTCTTTCATGTCTGCTACTTTACCAGTGAATACATCTAATCCCATTACAGAACTATCTTCATGAGCAGCTCTTAAATCTACTAATGAATCAATACTGTCTAAACCTGCATTTTCAGCTAAAGTTTTAGGAACTATTTCTAATGCTTCTGCAAATGCATTTACAGCTAATTGTTCTCTTCCACTGATAGAATCAGCATAATCTTTGAGTTTTTTAGCCATTGCAATTTCAGGAGCTCCTCCACCAGCTACAACTTTATCATCTTCTACAGTAGCTGCTACAACACCAATTGCATCTTCAATTGCCCTTACAATTTCATCAACAATATGTTTGGTACTTCCTCTTACGAATAAAGTTACAGATTTAGCTACACTGCATTCTTCAACAAAGATCATTTCTTCGCCAGATACTTTTCTTTCTTCTACAATACCTGCTTCACCTAAGTCGTCAGCAGTTAAATCTTCTAAATTGGTTACTACACTAGCACCAGTAGCTCTAGCTAATTTTTCAATGTCAGATTTTTTAACTCTTCTTACAGCTAAAATACCTGCTTTAGATAAGTAATGTTGTGCTAAATCATCAATACCTTTTTGTGCGAATAATACATTAGCACCAGATTCAGCTACTTTATCCACCATATCTTTAACCATTTTTTCTTCTTGTTCAATGAAAGCTTGCATTTGAGCAGGATCAGTTATTCTGATTTCTGCATCAACTTCAGTTTCTTTTACTTCAAGAGGAGAGTTAACTAATGCAATTTTTGCATCTTTAACTTCAGAAGGCATACCTGGATGTACTCTTTCTTTATCCACAATTACTCCTTCAACTAATGTAGAATCTTCTACAACAGCACCATCTTTTTTCTCGATTTTGATGTTGTCAGTGTCAACTACACCATCTTCAGCTACTTTTTGAACTGCATCTACGATTAATTTTGCTAATGGTTCACGTGCTGCTTCAGTTCCTTTACCAGTCATAGCAGTCATAGCTACTTTCATTAAAGTTTCTTCATCAACTGAATCAATTGCAATTTCATCTAAGATTTCTTGTGCTTTTTCAGCTGCTTGCCTGTATCCCATAGCAATAATAGTTGGGTGAATATCTTGATCTAATAAAGATTCAGATTTTTTCAATAATTCTCCAGCAATAATTACTGCAGTAGTAGTTCCATCTCCAACTTCATCTTCTTGGGTTTTAGCTACTTCCACTAACATTTTAGCTGCAGGATGTTCGATATCCATTTCTTTTAAGATTGTAACACCATCATTGGTTACAACGATATCTCCAAGTCCATCAACTAACATTTTATCCATTCCTTTTGGACCTAATGTTGTTCTTACAGTTTCAGCAAGGACTTTTCCTGCTAAAATATTGTTTCTTTGAGCATCTCTTCCGACAGACCTGTTTGTTCCTTCAGGTAAAATAAAAATTGGTTGTCCACCTTGTGCCATTATAATCACCTTTTAAAATTAATTTATTATAGAACAGTTTTAAATATCAACATGAAAAATAATTATATTGTTGAATAACCCTTCTACCATATACTGAGTTTAAGGTTATATAAATACTTATCGGTTGTGAAAAAATGGAATATATTGATCTTACACACAAAATAGAAAATAACCTTCAAGAATACCCTGGAGATCCCAAAACAAATCTCGAATATTTTAAGAAAGCTGATGAAAATGATAGTTGCACATTATTAAAATTAGAAACTGGACTTCATACAGGAACTCATATGGATTCTCCATTCCATTATATCCCAAATGGTAAAAAGATATCTCAACTACCCTTAGAAAATTTTATTGGGAAAGCTAGTGTAAATTATGTGAAAAGTAAAAGTAAAGAAATTTTAGTTAAAAATTGTAATTTAAAAAACACAACTGAAAAAATAGCTATAATAATCACAGGATGGGGAAAGTATTATGGTAGTGATAAATATTTTTATAATAATCCTTATATCTCCAATGAACTAGCTGAATTAATCATAGAAAAAAATATTAAAGGAATAGCTATAGATACATGTTCTGTAGATAAATATGGTGAAAATACAATTCATAAAAAATTACTTAAAAATAACATATGGATTGTTGAAAATATTAAAAATTCAAATAAAATAAATAAAAATAGTTATGATTCAATTTTCATCCCATTGAACATTGATGCAGAAGCATCACCTATAAGAGCAATTCTAAAAAAAGATTAAAAAAAAGAAACTATTTATCAAATCGTTTCTTCTCTAATTTAAAAGGTGGAATCTTTTCCATAGTTTCATAAGCTTCCTGTTCCTCTTGAAGTTCATTAAAGAAGTTATTAATTTCTTCCAAACGTTTTATCTTATCTTCTTTAGAATCAAGTTCTTTTTGAAGATTAATATAATCCTCTTTAGAAACTGTAGATTTCTTTAAAAGAGATAAATCTTTTTGAAGATTAATATAATTATCTTTAGATATTGTAGATTCCTTTAAAAAAGATATTTCATTTTCTTTAGAATTAATTTCTTCTTCTTTTTCATGCAATTCATTATTTTTATACTGAAGTTCTCTTTCAAGAGCAGAAATCCTATTTTCAAATTCAGAATTATTTTCTAATTTAATAAGCTGTATCTTATAATCATCAATAGTTCTTGAAAGTGAATTAATTTTAGCATCCTTTTCAGCAATATTCTTAAAAGATTCATTTAATCTTTCATTAACTTCAGCAAGTTCTTTTTTCTTATAATCCTTTAATTGTTCTGCAAAATAAGTCTTAATTTCATCAAGAGAATTATTTACATAATCCAACTCATAAATCCTATCTTCTTGGTTTTTAATTAAAGCATCTTTTTCTTCCACTTGCTTTTTTAAAAGATTAATTTCATCTTCTGCTTTAAATTTAATAAGTGAAACTTCTTTTTCTTTATTAACAATATGGTTTTCAAGTTCCTGGATTTTTTGAGGAGTTGTATCTCTAGCTTTAGCTACTTCTAACTCTGTTAAATCTAATTTAAGTTTATTGAGCTCCAACAAACAATTACGAATTAAACTTTGTAAAGTTTCGTTTTCAATACCAGTATCTAATTCCATATTATCCCATAATTTTAAAAAAAAATCTTTATCCCAATTATAATTGAAATTCAAATTATAATATAATTAATAAAGTATTATGAAATTAATAGTATTTAAATTAAACCCTTAAAATCATCAAAAATTAAAATCAAAACTAAATAAAGAAAATATTAAAAATAAGAAAAATAAAAAGGACAAAATTAAAGTATCCTCTCATTAATCAATTCAGCATTTAACACAGAAGCTCCAGCAGCTCCACGAATAGTATTATGACCAACTAATACATACTTAAAACTATTATCAAATGCTTGATCTTTTCTTAATCTTCCAACAGAAACTGACATTCCATTACCTGCAT is a window of uncultured Methanobrevibacter sp. DNA encoding:
- a CDS encoding winged helix-turn-helix domain-containing protein — protein: MATTIKNNLKEEYNGIKYILTSTMRTKLLLSIYENSKNLDDLRNELNKPSATILHGLKELENLNFVKKVQKQYQLTSNGYLLTTNMIKLIDNWYATNKNENFWNTHDLTTIPKENLKNIYLLKNANCISSTTSNLSKAYNSYTELIANSNELKIILPIFSENHLTQIVQLIENQTLHNLELIINQDILPLIRGNPLFKKWLINNENVKIISLKIPLKTFLTINNEFISLTLFFKDGHYDDSQILIDKTQDGLKWGNLLYHHTKEWRWNQ
- a CDS encoding winged helix-turn-helix domain-containing protein, with the translated sequence MTIKRLLDQIFLQRKGGKTSAKIVDLLLVRPYNGSQIARIIKMDYNTIEYHLDILCESKLVMCESDSYGSLYYPTDLLLNNHEEYEKIKEMITITT
- a CDS encoding molybdenum cofactor biosynthesis protein B → MRSETTEKHKKLSSNDITCGIITLSDTITTNEDDLSGQYLANELSKRYQLKSKIIIPDEKKALIESIEKMIENNIEVILTTGGTGLDSRDITVETVESIFDKKIEGFGEIFRHQSFLEIGSGALISRATAGVYKKTVIFSMPGSPNAVKTALNIIIDEFPHLVFHAQK
- the pyrE gene encoding orotate phosphoribosyltransferase, coding for MITKEYLINLLKENGVFLKGDFKLSSGKKSDYYINMKKAITDPEILSTIANLITESIVEDNIDKVAGPALGAVPIATAVSLESKIPLLMIRKEKKGYGTSKLIEGELNKGDDVIVVEDVTTTGGSLLKAIHGIQDNGGNVKRAFVVVDRQEGAIEAFDKEGIKLEPLITVDDFF
- a CDS encoding PRC-barrel domain-containing protein, with translation MRIKEDLINKEVLDGGANLIGKVIDVVMDKDTFEVTDLVIKKTGFADQIKSSGENVVPTELVKVMGDKVLLKNDDDI
- a CDS encoding GNAT family N-acetyltransferase; this translates as MIRLANVNDIIEINKLLFQVQEIHADLRPDLFKVGGKKYGADELEKIITQKDETPIFVFEEDDKIVGYAFCIIFNHFDNSSNYKNLYIDDLCVNQDCRGKGIGTALYNHVLNYAKGIGCYNVTLNVWEGNDEAMEFYKHVGMKIQKTGMEKIL
- a CDS encoding adenosylcobinamide amidohydrolase — its product is MQTKKLIFKNSTGDRAYIYKDSIVVDFGVCRNGISTSDLNGGYSSDFKSVFNHYLSQENINFLENHSVYEYLLKHCGVLEIDYKYTTGLLTSAKMENACVVTKYYKNLEVSVITTAGVRVNASRAGDPASYYEENAKFHFDVGTINSIILTNVSLEPGTLGIGLMTATEAKAVALNNLRIPSQFSNGFATGTGTDGVAIFSNIGSDNVLSNAGKHSKLGELIANCVIESVTEAIKRQVWITNKSQCNVLARLTRYKLDINEFYDNLDEDKENFIKSLQISARKQNNVALTSSILNLIDEVENGLINKKTAYNLAKNILNNDCEDYYILKILNFWIDKFLS
- the thsA gene encoding thermosome subunit alpha encodes the protein MAQGGQPIFILPEGTNRSVGRDAQRNNILAGKVLAETVRTTLGPKGMDKMLVDGLGDIVVTNDGVTILKEMDIEHPAAKMLVEVAKTQEDEVGDGTTTAVIIAGELLKKSESLLDQDIHPTIIAMGYRQAAEKAQEILDEIAIDSVDEETLMKVAMTAMTGKGTEAAREPLAKLIVDAVQKVAEDGVVDTDNIKIEKKDGAVVEDSTLVEGVIVDKERVHPGMPSEVKDAKIALVNSPLEVKETEVDAEIRITDPAQMQAFIEQEEKMVKDMVDKVAESGANVLFAQKGIDDLAQHYLSKAGILAVRRVKKSDIEKLARATGASVVTNLEDLTADDLGEAGIVEERKVSGEEMIFVEECSVAKSVTLFVRGSTKHIVDEIVRAIEDAIGVVAATVEDDKVVAGGGAPEIAMAKKLKDYADSISGREQLAVNAFAEALEIVPKTLAENAGLDSIDSLVDLRAAHEDSSVMGLDVFTGKVADMKEAGVIEPKRVKKQAIQSASEAAEMILRIDDVIASSGKGDADMGGMDPAAMGGMPPMM
- a CDS encoding cyclase family protein, translating into MEYIDLTHKIENNLQEYPGDPKTNLEYFKKADENDSCTLLKLETGLHTGTHMDSPFHYIPNGKKISQLPLENFIGKASVNYVKSKSKEILVKNCNLKNTTEKIAIIITGWGKYYGSDKYFYNNPYISNELAELIIEKNIKGIAIDTCSVDKYGENTIHKKLLKNNIWIVENIKNSNKINKNSYDSIFIPLNIDAEASPIRAILKKD
- a CDS encoding glycosyl transferase, producing the protein MELDTGIENETLQSLIRNCLLELNKLKLDLTELEVAKARDTTPQKIQELENHIVNKEKEVSLIKFKAEDEINLLKKQVEEKDALIKNQEDRIYELDYVNNSLDEIKTYFAEQLKDYKKKELAEVNERLNESFKNIAEKDAKINSLSRTIDDYKIQLIKLENNSEFENRISALERELQYKNNELHEKEEEINSKENEISFLKESTISKDNYINLQKDLSLLKKSTVSKEDYINLQKELDSKEDKIKRLEEINNFFNELQEEQEAYETMEKIPPFKLEKKRFDK